Part of the Candidatus Saganbacteria bacterium genome, CCGTGCATAATTTTCCCTGTTTTTCAATAACCAGATCAATTTCCGCTCCGGTATTGGTTCTCCAATAATAAATTCTCGCTTCGCTCTGCAAATATTTCAGCAGGCGGTATGTTTCCACTACAATAAATTGTTCAAAAAGGCGGCCGCGCAGGAGGTTGTCGGGAGGATCGCCTAAATGCCGGTTAATAGCATTGGTTATTCCCAGGTCAAAAAGATAAAACTTAGGATGTCCGCTAAGGCGCTTGCGCAGGCTCTTGCGCCATGGGTCAAGCCGAAAACCGATCAAGGTGTCTTCTAAAATTTCATAGTAAGATTGGACCGTCCTGTTCGGCAAATGGCATTCCCTGCCGATATTTGAGAAGCTGACCAGTTCGCCAAATTGGCTGGCAGTAATATCTAAAAACCTTGAAAACCCGCCAAGGTTTCTCACGATACCTTCGGCCTGGATTTCTTCCCGCAGATAAGTATCAGCGTATGCTTTTAGGAGGTCTGTTTTTTCCTGCCCATTTTTCCCATAAACTGAAGGCAATGAACCAAATCGCAATATATCTTCGAGCTCAAAACTATCTTCAATTTCAAAATAGATGAACGGGAATAAAAAGCGTTCAACCGCCCTTCCACTCAGTAGATTTGCTCCGCCCTTTCTTAGTTTACGGGCACTCGATCCGATCAGGATAAATTGGATTTTTTTATGGTCCATCAAAAATTGAATTTCATTTAAAAGAGCGGGAATCCGTTGAATTTCGTCAACAAAAATAGTTTTAATTCCATCTTTTTCAATTTTTTGAAGCGCTTCTTTGCGGAATAATTCAGGATATTTTGAATATTTGCTAAAAGGTTCGTTCAAGAGCAGATTTATGGTCCAAAAATCACTTTTAAGCGTTTCACCAACTAGGGTGCTTTTCCCAGTTTGCCTGGGTCCAAAAAGGAAAAATGACGAGCTTTCAGGTATTTTCAGCCAACGCTTGATCATGATGCTATATTGTATTACACTTTGGCAGCGTTGTAAAGGGATGTTAATCCTGTTAATCCTGTCAACATATCGACTTTGTTTTACTATGCCAATTTTTAAATGATTGAAGATTCTACTTGACGGATGCTTGCATGTAAGCCTTACGCCCCCCCCCGCGCAATCTTTTTGATTGTAACTACGCATTGAAAAACAAGCTTGATTTTGAAAGTATAGTTTGATATGATGTTTATCATATGAAGCGTAAAATAGAAGAATTACTTATAAACAGACTAAATACTGATAGGGCTGTTGCAGTTCTTGGCCCAAGACAGGCTGGAAAATCTTTCATATTAAAACAATTGGCAAATTCTACTGGCGCACATTATATTACACTTGATGATCCGCTCCTTCGAAGTGAAATAAGCACGGATCCTCTGCAATATCTTCGCCGCCATTATGAGAAAGGCAATTACTTGCTGATCGATGAAGCGGCTAAATTGCCGCCGATCTTTGAAGCTGTTAAAATATTAATCGATGAAGCCGGCTCCAGCCCTTCAAGAATTTGCTTGGCAAATTCGGGCAATTACTTGTTGATGAAACGGATAAAGGAATCGTTGGCCGGCAGAATATCCCTGCTCTCAATGTATCCTCTTTCATGGCAAGAATTTACTTTGTCAAATAATGAACCGGGATTATTCCATTTAAATGAGCTGTCAAATGTGGTCCCAAAGTCATTTGTCGAAATAGATAGAATGAGAACAGAGCGGTTATTGTGGGGCGGGTACCCGTTCCCGTCTCTTTCTCCGCAAGTTGAGTCAAGAAAGAGATGGGGAGAAGATTATCTAAAGACTTATGTCCTCCCAATAATCCTTGAACAATTCAATATCAGGGATCTTGAAGCTTTTGAAAAATGCGCGCGGTTGTTTTTTCTCCAGAGCGGCAAACATCTCAATTATAATAATTTAGCCCAAGAGGTCGGCGTTAGCCAGCCGACCATCGTAAATTATATCCATCAGCTTAGGGCAATGATGCTGTTTATAAGCTTGGAAGGATATTACAAAAACTCAAAAAAACGATTGCTTAAGCAGCCCAAGATACATATCATTGACTCATTATTCTTGCAGTCGGCTTTTGGGTCGGGATTTAATATCCAAAATGCGAAAGAATCGAAAATAATGGGGGCAATTTATAAATCCTTTATCTGTTCAGAAATAATAAAAACGTTTGAAAATTATGGAAAGAGCTATAAGGCTTATAACTGGCGCACTGCCGACAAAGCAGAAGTCGATATTGTGCTTGAATATGAAGGCCAAACCTATCCCTTGGAGATCAAAATGTCGGAAAAGTTGTCATCCCGAGACATTTCGGGATTATTGATGTTCCTCGATGATAACCCCGCTGTTAATGAGGGTTATATTATTTATCAAGGAAAAGAAACGCTCGAGTTGCATCCTAAAATTAAAGCGATCCCCGATTGGCTGCTTTTAGGCGCTTATTAACATATCAACCGGCGCAAGTTCTGCCTCGAAAACCCCGATAGATATACAGCAAAGGATGTTTTTGCTAGGAGGAAACTATGAGCGATCAAACAATCGCCGATAAAGTCCAAAATTTTAAGGCTGGCTGCTTAAGAAGCGGCAAGCAGGTCAAATTAGGAACGCCTGGGGAAAAAGCCGATGGCAAGCCTGCAACGGTTGACGATGTCTTCGCTGACGGAAAATTCCACGCATCAACATATCTTGACACGGTATACATTTCGGATAGGGCCGCATCTTATAATGGCGAAGAGATCGACCTTGCAAAAGGCGATGTTTCAAAAGCCGACTCCGAGAGGCTGGGGCTTACGCCCGAAAAAGAAAAACAGTATAAATACAAAGCATATCTTAGCGAAGGAGAGCTTGATCTAGCGAAAACCAATCCAAAAGAAAAAGGTGAACTTGTGCAAGCTCTTGCTCGAAAGTTTGGGAAAACCGTTGTGCTTGCTAAAGGGTCAAAGGCGGAGAGTACTTTTGCGCTTTTAACCGCCGGCAAATTTTATGTTTCTTCATATATTCTTGCTCCCGGGATCATTTATATTTCAGAGATCCCTCCTAAGAACGGCCAAAATTGGAATTTAGTTGATCTAACTGATGGCAAATTAAACCATCAAGAAAGGCGCTTATTGGGCTTGGATAGCAAGAAAGGCCTTGATGAGGCGCTTGACGCCGGATGTGTTTATAAAGATACGAAGGGAAATGAGTGGAAAAATGACGTTGCTGTTGCCGCTCGACCTGAACCGGCTAGGCCAGCGGCGGTAGCCACGCCGAAATCAGCTCCAGCGGTGCCAGCTCCAGCAGCGCCACAGAGACCAAGTGCCCCAGCGACAGTTCCAGCTGTTCAACCAGCCGCTGTTGCGCCAAAAAGACGAGTGGCCACTACTAGTGGATTTATGGGTCGGATTGGCAATAACGGAAGATTGTTTGTAAGCGGGGAAGCGGTGTACAAATCAGCCTTTGGAAAAAGAACTCCTGCCGTTTCAAGTGATGACGAGCCTGGGACAGCGAGCATAAAATTAAATATCGGCGGCGGGGTTTCTGATGTGCTAG contains:
- a CDS encoding ATP-binding protein, with amino-acid sequence MIKRWLKIPESSSFFLFGPRQTGKSTLVGETLKSDFWTINLLLNEPFSKYSKYPELFRKEALQKIEKDGIKTIFVDEIQRIPALLNEIQFLMDHKKIQFILIGSSARKLRKGGANLLSGRAVERFLFPFIYFEIEDSFELEDILRFGSLPSVYGKNGQEKTDLLKAYADTYLREEIQAEGIVRNLGGFSRFLDITASQFGELVSFSNIGRECHLPNRTVQSYYEILEDTLIGFRLDPWRKSLRKRLSGHPKFYLFDLGITNAINRHLGDPPDNLLRGRLFEQFIVVETYRLLKYLQSEARIYYWRTNTGAEIDLVIEKQGKLCTAIEIKAKREVGGNDFSGFRSFCADNPNIPCFLVCEAGEPYHEGPIEVLPWSNFLKRLPELL
- a CDS encoding ATP-binding protein — protein: MKRKIEELLINRLNTDRAVAVLGPRQAGKSFILKQLANSTGAHYITLDDPLLRSEISTDPLQYLRRHYEKGNYLLIDEAAKLPPIFEAVKILIDEAGSSPSRICLANSGNYLLMKRIKESLAGRISLLSMYPLSWQEFTLSNNEPGLFHLNELSNVVPKSFVEIDRMRTERLLWGGYPFPSLSPQVESRKRWGEDYLKTYVLPIILEQFNIRDLEAFEKCARLFFLQSGKHLNYNNLAQEVGVSQPTIVNYIHQLRAMMLFISLEGYYKNSKKRLLKQPKIHIIDSLFLQSAFGSGFNIQNAKESKIMGAIYKSFICSEIIKTFENYGKSYKAYNWRTADKAEVDIVLEYEGQTYPLEIKMSEKLSSRDISGLLMFLDDNPAVNEGYIIYQGKETLELHPKIKAIPDWLLLGAY